The Bos javanicus breed banteng chromosome 18, ARS-OSU_banteng_1.0, whole genome shotgun sequence genome has a segment encoding these proteins:
- the LOC133229481 gene encoding uncharacterized protein LOC133229481, with product MRKRVEKEPVPNAISAEGVGGEEAFKTPQCSMDTLKEFNEDIVKWWRGTVSSCTSSASPSAGQVTLSPRRESPARAARSAVQPCWAGCAPRIAMSPGVPLLLGLVFCRDQGIWAQTDLPEVYQNPLEERSLAVVSGTSAIELLPLLFLLFFFICMCCCGGQQGSTDNETKSQPDFNSSNPGMDFSEENPDDVSVHLPPEEDRQRDMQVHPEECPWGSSESSAEPHQDSFMESEVSLPSCSPEDSSV from the exons ATGCGCAAAAGGGTAGAGAAGGAGCCTGTCCCAAATGCCATCAGTGctgagggggtgggtggggaggaagcgTTTAAGACACCCCAGTGCTCCATGGACACG CTCAAAGAGTTCAACGAGGACATAGTGAAAT GGTGGAGGGGCACCGTCTCGTCTTGCACAAGCAGCGCTTCCCCTTCTGCCGGGCAGGTGACACTGTCTCCGCGGCGGGAGTCTCCGGCCCGGGCGGCGCGGTCCGCGGTGCAGCCGTGCTGGGCGGGCTGCGCGCCGCGCATCGCCATGTCCCCGGGCGTCCCTCTTCTGCTCGGGCTCG TGTTTTGCCGGGACCAAGGGATTTGGGCACAGACCG ACCTACCTGAAGTCTACCAAAACCCTCTTGAAGAAAGATCCCTTGCCGTCGTGTCTGGGACTTCTGCCATCGAGCTCCTCccgctcctcttcctcctcttctttttcatctGCATGTGCTGCTGTGGAGGCCAACAGG GTTCCACTGATAATGAGACCAAGAGCCAACCGGATTTTAACAG CTCCAACCCTGGCATGGACTTCTCAGAAGAAAATCCCG ATGATGTCTCGGTGCACCTCCCACCGGAGGAGGACAGGCAGAGGGACATGCAG GTCCACCCCGAGGAATGCCCATGGGGCTCTTCTGAGTCCTCCGCTGAGCCGCACCAGGATTCCTTCATGGAGAGTGAGGTTTCACTCCCATCTTGCAGCCCTGAGGACTCCTCAGTATAG